Proteins encoded within one genomic window of Nonomuraea gerenzanensis:
- a CDS encoding TetR/AcrR family transcriptional regulator, with amino-acid sequence MAVAFTTGEKARITGLLLDTAEELFTTQGLKKTSLDELVAAAGIAKGSFYAFFDSKESLYLEVMLRRAPRVAARVTEALTGPPGLESLIAVMRAITDVLTGDPLYRRLLTRPDELEAVTRRVGPEQIARVTPQLVTPLLDHLAAGQRAGVVVADIPPETLVGVIRAAGLIVVDRDRFGPAYEQVLDATITILARGMLA; translated from the coding sequence ATGGCAGTCGCGTTCACGACCGGCGAGAAGGCCCGCATCACCGGCCTGCTGCTCGACACCGCCGAGGAGCTGTTCACCACCCAGGGCCTGAAGAAGACCTCGCTGGACGAGCTGGTGGCGGCGGCGGGCATCGCCAAGGGGAGCTTCTACGCCTTCTTCGACTCCAAGGAGTCGCTCTACCTGGAGGTCATGCTCCGCCGCGCCCCCCGGGTGGCCGCCCGCGTCACCGAGGCGCTCACGGGCCCGCCGGGGCTGGAGAGCCTGATCGCCGTCATGCGCGCCATCACCGACGTGCTCACCGGCGACCCCCTCTACCGGCGGCTCCTCACCAGGCCGGACGAGCTGGAGGCGGTGACCAGGCGCGTCGGCCCCGAGCAGATCGCCCGCGTGACCCCGCAGCTCGTCACCCCGCTGCTCGACCACCTGGCCGCCGGCCAGCGCGCCGGGGTCGTGGTCGCCGACATCCCGCCGGAGACCCTCGTCGGCGTGATCCGCGCGGCGGGGCTCATCGTCGTCGACCGCGACCGCTTCGGCCCCGCCTACGAGCAGGTGCTCGATGCCACCATCACGATTCTTGCGAGGGGGATGCTCGCATGA
- a CDS encoding DUF6653 family protein, which produces MSVLDRYAKLAGMSEEAWRRHANPWSVWTRFAAIPLAVLAIWSRTWIGWWALVPLALVALWLWANPHAFPPVGTPVAWSSRGIYGERLWLADRSRMPTGFAVVQRVWVAGALAGVAVLAWGLIALEVWPTVFGATLVVYGQLWRIDRLGIFYDQATAGSAEQGAPPVVPGVPDPGRAGEQPA; this is translated from the coding sequence ATGAGCGTTCTGGACAGGTACGCGAAGCTGGCCGGGATGAGCGAGGAGGCGTGGCGGCGGCACGCCAACCCGTGGAGCGTCTGGACCCGCTTCGCCGCCATCCCGCTCGCCGTCCTGGCGATCTGGAGCCGCACGTGGATCGGCTGGTGGGCGCTGGTGCCGCTGGCGCTGGTCGCGCTGTGGCTGTGGGCCAACCCGCACGCCTTCCCGCCGGTCGGCACGCCGGTCGCCTGGTCCTCCCGGGGCATCTACGGCGAGCGCCTGTGGCTGGCCGACCGCTCCCGCATGCCCACCGGGTTCGCGGTCGTCCAGCGCGTCTGGGTCGCCGGCGCGCTCGCCGGGGTCGCCGTGCTGGCCTGGGGGCTGATCGCCCTGGAGGTGTGGCCGACCGTGTTCGGCGCGACCCTCGTCGTGTACGGCCAGCTCTGGCGCATCGACCGCCTGGGCATCTTCTACGACCAGGCCACCGCAGGATCAGCCGAACAGGGTGCGCCCCCAGTAGTCCCCGGCGTCCCTGACCCCGGGCGGGCAGGCGAACAGCCCGCTTGA
- the efeB gene encoding iron uptake transporter deferrochelatase/peroxidase subunit: MVTRRKLFGLGAAGVAAAGAGAITARSLVREPPVAHATAAEPFPFYGEHQAGIVTPAQDRLHFVAFDVTTGSRAELVELLQEWTAAAARLTQGEQAGSFGAVGGSPEAAPDDTGEALGLPASGLTLTVGFGPSLFDGRFGLAARRPPALADLPAFPGEKLIPEISGGDLCVQACAHDPQVAVHAIRNLARIGFGRVSVRWSQLGFGRTSSTSRAQVTPRNLMGFKDGTSNMKLEDADLLREQLWADAADGAGWMAGGSYLVTRKIRMTVETWDRTSLREQEEIFGRDKGEGAPVGKRHEFDPVDLAAMKPDAHVRLAHPSNHGDARLLRRGYNYVDGSDGLGRLDAGLFFIAYQRDPRKQFVPIQASLARTDPLNEYIRHISSGLFACPPGVRDAGDYWGRTLFG; the protein is encoded by the coding sequence ATGGTGACCAGGAGAAAGCTGTTCGGCCTCGGCGCGGCCGGGGTCGCGGCGGCGGGCGCCGGCGCGATCACCGCCCGCTCGCTGGTGCGGGAGCCGCCGGTCGCGCACGCCACCGCCGCCGAGCCCTTCCCCTTCTACGGCGAGCACCAGGCGGGCATCGTCACCCCCGCCCAGGACCGGTTGCACTTCGTCGCCTTCGACGTCACCACCGGCAGCAGGGCCGAGCTGGTGGAGCTGCTGCAGGAGTGGACGGCCGCCGCCGCCCGGCTCACCCAGGGCGAGCAGGCCGGCTCCTTCGGCGCGGTCGGCGGCTCGCCGGAGGCCGCGCCCGACGACACCGGTGAGGCGCTCGGCCTGCCCGCCTCGGGCCTCACGCTGACGGTCGGCTTCGGCCCGTCCCTGTTCGACGGCCGGTTCGGGCTGGCCGCCCGGCGTCCGCCGGCCCTGGCCGACCTGCCGGCGTTCCCCGGCGAGAAACTGATCCCGGAGATCTCGGGCGGCGACCTGTGCGTGCAGGCGTGCGCCCACGACCCGCAGGTGGCCGTGCACGCCATCCGCAACCTGGCCAGGATCGGCTTCGGCCGTGTCTCCGTCCGCTGGTCGCAGCTCGGCTTCGGCCGCACCTCCTCCACCTCGCGCGCCCAGGTGACCCCGCGCAACCTGATGGGCTTCAAGGACGGCACCAGCAACATGAAACTGGAGGACGCCGACCTGCTGCGCGAGCAGCTCTGGGCCGACGCGGCGGACGGCGCCGGCTGGATGGCGGGCGGCAGCTACCTGGTCACGAGGAAGATCCGCATGACCGTCGAGACCTGGGACCGCACCTCGCTGCGCGAGCAGGAGGAGATCTTCGGCCGGGACAAGGGCGAGGGCGCGCCGGTGGGCAAGCGGCACGAGTTCGACCCCGTGGACCTGGCGGCGATGAAGCCCGACGCGCACGTCCGGCTGGCCCACCCCAGCAACCACGGCGACGCGCGCCTGCTACGGCGCGGCTACAACTACGTGGACGGCTCGGACGGCCTGGGCAGGCTCGACGCCGGGCTGTTCTTCATCGCCTACCAGCGCGACCCGCGCAAGCAGTTCGTGCCGATCCAGGCGAGCCTGGCCAGAACGGATCCGCTCAACGAGTACATCAGGCACATCTCAAGCGGGCTGTTCGCCTGCCCGCCCGGGGTCAGGGACGCCGGGGACTACTGGGGGCGCACCCTGTTCGGCTGA
- the efeO gene encoding iron uptake system protein EfeO: MSAIIRLTAGALALAALTACAAEPPAPGGSAAARQPGRIAVAAGDTECKVAVSEVAAGTSTFAITNGGSKVTEFYVYAPGDRVMAEVENIVPGLTRELIAELPAGTYETACKPGMVGKGIRNPLKVTGEHKALNADAKLAEATRSYQRYVKSQSDTLLVKTQEFVDAVKAGDLKRAKELYPVSRTYWERIEPVAEIFGDLDPAIDAREADLAEGEEWTGFHKIEKDLWIHKDVSQDGPVADKLIADVRTIVAKANATELTPLNLANGAKELLDEVATGKITGEEDIWSHTDLWDFDANLEGSKAAVQALRPVLEERAPELVGTLDEKFAAAEAELNKHQRGDGWRLHDELSEAELKSLSDVINALGEPISRIAPIVAK; the protein is encoded by the coding sequence ATGTCCGCCATCATCCGTCTCACCGCCGGCGCCCTGGCCCTGGCCGCGCTCACCGCCTGCGCGGCCGAGCCCCCCGCCCCCGGCGGCTCCGCCGCGGCGCGGCAGCCGGGCAGGATCGCGGTCGCGGCCGGCGACACCGAGTGCAAGGTCGCCGTCTCCGAGGTCGCCGCCGGGACCAGCACGTTCGCGATCACGAACGGCGGCAGCAAGGTGACCGAGTTCTACGTGTACGCTCCCGGCGACCGGGTCATGGCCGAGGTGGAGAACATCGTGCCCGGCCTGACCCGCGAGCTGATCGCCGAGCTGCCCGCCGGGACGTACGAGACGGCCTGCAAGCCCGGCATGGTCGGCAAGGGCATCCGCAACCCGCTGAAGGTCACCGGCGAGCACAAGGCGCTCAACGCCGACGCCAAGCTGGCCGAGGCCACGCGGAGCTACCAGCGCTACGTCAAGTCGCAGAGCGACACGCTGCTGGTCAAGACCCAGGAGTTCGTGGACGCGGTCAAGGCCGGCGACCTGAAGCGGGCCAAGGAGCTGTACCCGGTCTCGCGGACGTACTGGGAGCGCATCGAGCCGGTCGCCGAGATCTTCGGCGACCTCGACCCGGCCATCGACGCCCGCGAGGCGGACCTGGCCGAGGGTGAGGAGTGGACCGGCTTCCACAAGATCGAGAAGGATCTGTGGATCCACAAGGACGTCAGCCAGGACGGACCCGTCGCCGACAAGCTGATCGCGGACGTCAGGACGATCGTGGCCAAGGCCAACGCCACCGAGCTGACCCCGCTGAACCTGGCCAACGGCGCCAAGGAGCTGCTCGACGAGGTGGCCACCGGGAAGATCACCGGCGAGGAGGACATCTGGTCCCACACCGACCTGTGGGACTTCGACGCCAACCTCGAAGGCTCCAAGGCGGCGGTCCAGGCGCTCCGCCCCGTGCTGGAGGAACGCGCCCCGGAGCTGGTCGGGACGCTGGATGAGAAGTTCGCCGCCGCCGAGGCCGAGCTGAACAAGCACCAGCGGGGCGACGGCTGGCGGCTGCACGACGAGCTGTCCGAGGCCGAGCTGAAGAGCCTCTCCGACGTGATCAACGCGCTGGGCGAGCCGATCAGCAGGATCGCCCCCATCGTGGCGAAGTAG
- the efeU gene encoding iron uptake transporter permease EfeU produces the protein MFASFLIGLREGLEAALVVSVLVAFLVKSDRTDRLPYVWTGVLAAVALSVGFGAILTFTAAHLGHTGQELFDAITSLLAVGFVTWMIFWMRRAARALSGELRGKLAEALKLGPAAVVVMAFLAVAREGLETALLFFASVQGATTSAQPLIGISLGLLAAVLLGYGLYRSAVRVNLTTFFAWTGLLLILVAAGIFKYGVHDLQEAALLPGLSVYAFDLGAVLPADSWYGAVLAGTLNLTPQPSVLETVAWAAYLIPTLYLFLRPSRTRTTPAPAA, from the coding sequence GTGTTCGCCAGCTTTCTCATCGGCCTGCGCGAAGGGCTCGAGGCGGCGCTCGTCGTCTCGGTGCTGGTCGCCTTCCTGGTCAAGAGCGACCGCACGGACCGGCTGCCGTACGTCTGGACCGGCGTGCTCGCCGCCGTGGCGCTCTCGGTCGGGTTCGGCGCGATCCTGACCTTCACCGCCGCCCACCTCGGGCACACGGGACAGGAGCTCTTCGACGCGATCACCTCGCTGCTGGCCGTCGGCTTCGTCACCTGGATGATCTTCTGGATGCGGCGGGCCGCCCGCGCGCTCTCGGGCGAGCTGCGGGGCAAGCTCGCCGAGGCGCTGAAGCTGGGCCCGGCCGCCGTCGTCGTGATGGCGTTCCTGGCCGTGGCGCGTGAGGGGCTGGAGACGGCGCTGCTGTTCTTCGCCTCCGTGCAGGGCGCGACCACCTCGGCGCAGCCGCTCATCGGCATCAGCCTCGGCCTGCTCGCCGCGGTGCTGCTCGGCTACGGCCTGTACAGGTCCGCCGTCCGCGTCAACCTCACCACGTTCTTCGCCTGGACCGGCCTGCTGCTCATCCTCGTCGCCGCCGGGATCTTCAAGTACGGCGTGCACGACCTTCAGGAGGCCGCCCTCCTGCCGGGGCTGAGCGTCTACGCCTTCGACCTCGGCGCCGTGCTGCCCGCCGACTCGTGGTACGGCGCCGTGCTGGCCGGGACGCTCAACCTCACCCCGCAGCCCAGTGTCCTGGAGACCGTCGCCTGGGCCGCCTACCTGATCCCCACCCTCTACCTCTTCCTGCGTCCCTCGCGCACCCGGACCACACCCGCGCCCGCGGCCTGA
- a CDS encoding BlaI/MecI/CopY family transcriptional regulator, whose translation MDTDPEDRADQGERRRPGELEAAILAALRDAGCSLTSGQVRDLIDPTGGLSYSAVVTTLVRLHKKRAVTRRREGRAYRYGALTDAAGLVAQRMNALLSAEDDRAMVLRRFVRELEPGDEELLRRLLADEPDPPGGTGT comes from the coding sequence ATGGACACTGACCCGGAGGATCGCGCCGACCAGGGCGAGCGCCGCCGGCCCGGCGAGCTGGAAGCGGCGATCCTGGCCGCCCTGCGTGACGCGGGCTGTTCGCTGACCTCCGGCCAGGTGCGCGATCTGATCGACCCCACGGGCGGGTTGTCCTACAGCGCCGTCGTCACCACGCTGGTCCGCCTGCACAAGAAGCGGGCCGTCACCCGCCGCAGGGAAGGCCGCGCCTACCGCTACGGGGCGCTCACGGACGCCGCCGGGCTCGTCGCGCAACGCATGAACGCGCTGCTCAGCGCCGAGGACGATCGTGCCATGGTGCTGCGGCGGTTCGTGCGGGAGCTGGAGCCGGGCGATGAGGAGCTGCTGCGCCGGTTGCTCGCCGACGAGCCGGATCCGCCGGGCGGAACCGGCACGTGA
- a CDS encoding M48 family metalloprotease, giving the protein MFDHFVWSVLAVPVLVVALVTLLADRLPPSPAAKVLAWSAAGAALASLLNVAAFTVKAVAEIPFVAGLFGWSYRTVIADTGHVRWVPWLCVLLTGWAAVAAVRVVRRHRGGRAWALGLGGVAAGDGVVVVPGTEVEAFAVPGRPGHVVVTAGMRQALDDEQYAALLAHERAHLEQDHPRLMLLSDLAGAVHPALRWVSGRVGYLVERAADEHAATVIGDRRVLARAIGAAALAAHGRPALRSSGPFASFAGARRPGAIPLRVAALLAQARGGRLWPAAVPAVLAASSLVWTGEALYDLVELLVLAHG; this is encoded by the coding sequence TTGTTTGATCATTTCGTCTGGTCCGTCCTGGCGGTCCCGGTCCTGGTGGTCGCCCTCGTGACGCTGCTCGCGGACCGGTTGCCGCCCTCGCCCGCCGCCAAGGTGCTCGCCTGGTCGGCGGCGGGCGCCGCGCTGGCGAGCCTCCTCAACGTGGCCGCCTTCACCGTGAAGGCCGTGGCCGAGATCCCGTTCGTCGCCGGCCTGTTCGGGTGGTCGTACCGGACGGTGATCGCCGACACGGGGCACGTGCGGTGGGTTCCGTGGCTGTGCGTGCTGCTGACGGGGTGGGCGGCGGTGGCCGCCGTCAGGGTGGTGCGCCGCCATCGCGGCGGCCGGGCGTGGGCGCTCGGGCTCGGCGGCGTCGCGGCGGGTGACGGCGTCGTCGTGGTTCCCGGCACGGAGGTCGAGGCCTTCGCCGTGCCCGGCAGGCCGGGGCACGTCGTGGTCACGGCCGGGATGCGGCAGGCACTCGACGACGAGCAGTACGCGGCGTTGCTGGCCCACGAGCGGGCGCACCTGGAGCAGGACCATCCCCGGCTGATGCTGCTGAGCGATCTGGCGGGGGCGGTCCATCCGGCGCTGCGGTGGGTCTCCGGCCGGGTGGGATACCTGGTCGAGCGGGCCGCCGACGAGCACGCGGCCACGGTGATCGGCGACCGCCGCGTTCTCGCCCGGGCGATCGGCGCGGCGGCGCTGGCCGCTCATGGCAGGCCGGCGCTCAGGTCGTCCGGCCCCTTCGCCTCCTTCGCCGGGGCCCGGCGGCCGGGGGCCATTCCGCTCAGGGTCGCCGCGCTGCTGGCTCAGGCGCGCGGCGGCCGGCTGTGGCCGGCCGCCGTTCCCGCCGTCCTGGCGGCGAGCTCGCTCGTCTGGACCGGTGAAGCTCTCTATGACCTGGTGGAGCTGCTCGTTCTCGCGCACGGCTGA
- a CDS encoding GNAT family N-acetyltransferase: MANGDATALDDPVGASLRGHHAHLARRLGRAATYQPGVATFCAVSADPDGQEWADLAALLGRGELADLFSCPALPPPDWEPVFALDGRQLVWNGDRPELDAAVVALDAVVVAPGAEAAEPGVKVAEPGVKVAEPGVKVAEQRAAVVELGVESVPEMLDLVARAQPGPFWPRTRELGTYLGVREGGRLVAMAGERLRPAGHTEISAVCTAPEARGRGYAARLVGTLVARILARGERPFLHVAETNTGAIALYERLGFETREPVTFRGFRTP, translated from the coding sequence ATGGCGAACGGGGACGCCACCGCCCTGGACGACCCGGTGGGCGCGTCGCTGCGCGGCCACCACGCACACCTGGCCCGCCGGCTCGGCAGGGCGGCCACCTACCAGCCGGGGGTGGCGACGTTCTGCGCGGTGAGCGCCGACCCGGACGGGCAGGAGTGGGCCGATCTCGCCGCGCTGCTCGGCCGGGGCGAGCTGGCCGACCTGTTCAGCTGCCCGGCGCTGCCGCCGCCGGACTGGGAGCCGGTCTTCGCCCTCGACGGCCGCCAGCTCGTCTGGAACGGCGACCGGCCCGAGCTGGATGCGGCGGTCGTCGCGCTGGACGCGGTGGTCGTGGCGCCGGGCGCGGAAGCGGCCGAGCCGGGCGTGAAGGTGGCCGAGCCGGGCGTGAAGGTGGCCGAGCCGGGCGTGAAGGTGGCCGAGCAGAGGGCGGCGGTCGTCGAGCTGGGCGTGGAGAGCGTGCCCGAGATGCTCGACCTCGTCGCGCGGGCGCAGCCGGGGCCGTTCTGGCCGCGCACCCGCGAGCTGGGCACCTACCTGGGCGTCCGCGAGGGCGGCAGGCTGGTGGCGATGGCGGGCGAGCGGCTGCGGCCCGCGGGACACACCGAGATCAGCGCCGTCTGCACCGCCCCCGAGGCGCGCGGGCGAGGCTACGCCGCCCGCCTGGTCGGCACGCTAGTCGCGCGCATCCTGGCCCGCGGCGAACGCCCCTTCCTGCACGTCGCCGAGACGAACACCGGCGCGATCGCCCTCTACGAGCGGCTCGGCTTCGAAACCCGCGAACCCGTGACCTTCCGAGGCTTCCGCACGCCGTGA
- a CDS encoding GNAT family N-acetyltransferase, with protein sequence MSIEHHDVHIRPVREEDRDAVIGLAAQLAEGVPEWRDPGAVVEAARQWLAGYFTPASQQPGAVFVAVAGGEVVGMVSVNTHRHFTGPVEAYIGEVAVAPHAVRMGLGRRLLGAAEDWARGQGLRHLTLETAAGNTTARRFYAAVGYQEEAIRFTRVLDRLRDRPDTA encoded by the coding sequence ATGAGCATCGAGCACCACGATGTCCACATCCGACCCGTACGCGAGGAGGATCGCGACGCCGTCATCGGCCTGGCCGCGCAGCTCGCCGAGGGGGTGCCGGAATGGCGTGACCCCGGGGCCGTCGTGGAGGCGGCGCGGCAGTGGCTCGCCGGTTACTTCACCCCCGCCTCGCAGCAGCCCGGAGCCGTGTTCGTGGCCGTGGCAGGGGGCGAGGTCGTCGGCATGGTCTCCGTCAACACCCACCGGCACTTCACCGGGCCGGTCGAGGCCTACATCGGCGAGGTGGCCGTCGCCCCGCACGCCGTCCGGATGGGGCTGGGCAGGCGGCTGCTGGGCGCGGCGGAGGACTGGGCGCGCGGGCAGGGCCTGCGGCATCTGACGCTGGAGACGGCGGCGGGCAACACGACCGCCAGGCGGTTCTACGCCGCCGTGGGCTACCAGGAGGAGGCGATCCGCTTCACCCGCGTGCTCGACCGGCTACGGGATCGCCCAGATACAGCGTAG
- a CDS encoding NAD-dependent malic enzyme codes for MSPGKRKPEPVSHAFAEQPDGSYLTRLRGQAVLQEPLLNKGTAFSAAERAELGLEGLLPPVVETLEEQVGRVYHQVRAQPSDLLKNVYLEALRDRDEVLYYRLLGDHLHEMLPIVYDPTVSEAIKNYSHEYRRPRGVYLSVDDAGGIEQAFQNTGLGPDDVDLIVASDAEEILGIGDWGVGGGIGIATGKLAVYTAAAGIDPGRVIPVSLDVGTDNEALLNDPAYVGNRHARVRGQRYDDFIDTYVTTATRMFPGALLHWEDFGPSNARRILERYTGRICTFNDDMQGTGAIVLAAMLGAVRVSRTPMREQRVVIFGAGTAGTGIADQLRDAMIRDGLDHDTATRRIWPIDKQGLLVDDMRELRDFQQPYARPREEVTGWAGDGHGIFLAEVVERVKPTMLLGTSTAHGAFTEQIVRTMAAGVERPIIFPISNPTERIEAMPADLIRWSDGRALIATGIPIEPITHDGVTYAIAQANNALLYPGLGLGAVVARARRVSPGMLQAAAEAIGAMVDVSAPGACLLPPVDNLRAISAAVAVAVANRAAEEHLARVELRDTVQQVQDAMWQPVYRRVHGNGQ; via the coding sequence ATGTCGCCGGGGAAGCGGAAACCGGAGCCGGTCAGCCACGCGTTCGCGGAGCAGCCGGACGGAAGTTACCTGACGCGCCTGCGCGGCCAGGCGGTGCTGCAGGAGCCGCTGCTGAACAAGGGCACGGCGTTCTCGGCCGCGGAACGCGCCGAGCTCGGCCTGGAGGGCCTGCTGCCGCCCGTGGTGGAGACGCTGGAGGAGCAGGTCGGGCGGGTCTACCACCAGGTGCGGGCCCAGCCGAGCGACCTGCTCAAGAACGTCTACCTGGAGGCGCTGCGGGACCGTGACGAGGTGCTGTACTACCGCCTGCTGGGCGACCACCTGCACGAGATGCTGCCCATCGTGTACGACCCCACCGTGTCCGAGGCGATCAAGAACTACAGCCACGAGTACCGCCGCCCCCGGGGCGTGTACCTGTCCGTCGACGACGCCGGCGGGATCGAGCAGGCGTTCCAGAACACCGGGCTGGGCCCGGACGACGTCGATCTGATCGTCGCCTCCGACGCCGAGGAGATCCTGGGCATCGGCGACTGGGGCGTCGGCGGCGGCATCGGCATCGCGACCGGCAAGCTGGCCGTCTACACCGCCGCCGCGGGCATCGACCCCGGCCGGGTCATCCCGGTCTCCCTGGACGTGGGCACCGACAACGAGGCGCTGCTGAACGACCCCGCCTACGTGGGCAACCGGCACGCGCGGGTGCGCGGGCAGCGCTACGACGACTTCATCGACACCTACGTCACCACGGCCACCCGGATGTTCCCCGGCGCCCTGCTGCACTGGGAGGACTTCGGCCCGTCCAACGCCCGCCGGATCCTGGAGCGGTACACCGGCCGGATCTGCACGTTCAACGACGACATGCAGGGCACCGGCGCCATCGTGCTGGCCGCCATGCTCGGCGCCGTCCGGGTCTCCCGGACCCCGATGCGCGAGCAGCGCGTCGTCATCTTCGGCGCAGGCACCGCCGGCACCGGCATCGCCGACCAGCTGCGCGACGCGATGATCCGCGACGGCCTGGACCACGACACCGCGACGCGGCGGATCTGGCCGATCGACAAGCAGGGCCTCCTGGTCGACGACATGCGGGAGCTGCGCGACTTCCAGCAGCCGTACGCGCGCCCGCGCGAGGAGGTGACCGGCTGGGCCGGCGACGGGCACGGCATCTTCCTGGCCGAGGTCGTCGAACGCGTCAAGCCGACCATGCTGCTGGGCACCTCCACGGCGCACGGCGCGTTCACCGAGCAGATCGTGCGCACGATGGCGGCGGGTGTGGAGCGCCCGATCATCTTCCCGATCTCCAACCCGACCGAGCGCATCGAGGCGATGCCCGCCGACCTGATCCGCTGGAGCGACGGACGGGCGCTGATCGCCACCGGCATCCCGATCGAGCCGATCACCCACGACGGCGTCACCTACGCCATCGCCCAGGCCAACAACGCCCTGCTCTACCCGGGCCTCGGGCTGGGCGCGGTGGTCGCGCGGGCCCGCCGGGTCAGCCCCGGCATGTTGCAGGCCGCCGCCGAGGCCATCGGCGCCATGGTCGACGTCTCCGCCCCTGGTGCCTGCCTGCTGCCCCCGGTGGACAACCTGCGCGCAATCTCCGCCGCCGTGGCCGTCGCCGTCGCCAACAGGGCCGCCGAGGAACACCTGGCCCGCGTCGAGCTGCGCGACACCGTCCAGCAGGTCCAGGACGCCATGTGGCAGCCCGTCTACCGCCGCGTCCACGGGAACGGGCAGTGA
- a CDS encoding ABC transporter permease, with product MDEGRARHRWTAFKQSPFLPASVLVLILAAAAGLFAGSYTYAMADPTPHRVPVAVVGVSHQSVRGKAFAAGMEEQLNASLALSFEGSFERARQAVEEQRVFGVIVVHPGNEVTLYVSGASGASVAQLLSEAAPKVAPQVGVRLTVRDMKPLQPGDPRGLALFYITLAAVIIGFIGAVQLSVQADGLSAWERIAFTVAYAVLGALSIVAVVDWGLGALDLPLLESWFILALTMFTSGMVFTMFNTLVRRWAMVPTWGLMVLLGNPSSGGAVSWPLLPSPLGAIGRWLPPGASINAQHTAVYFGGHQRLMPFLVLAAWALVSCTVFLVWRDRHPGPETS from the coding sequence ATGGACGAAGGACGGGCACGCCACCGGTGGACGGCCTTCAAGCAGTCGCCGTTCCTGCCCGCCAGCGTGCTCGTGCTGATCCTCGCCGCCGCCGCCGGGCTCTTCGCCGGGTCCTACACCTACGCCATGGCCGATCCGACCCCGCACCGCGTCCCGGTCGCGGTCGTGGGGGTCAGCCACCAGAGCGTACGCGGCAAGGCGTTTGCCGCGGGCATGGAGGAGCAGCTGAACGCCTCGCTCGCGCTGTCCTTCGAGGGCTCCTTCGAACGGGCCAGGCAGGCGGTCGAGGAGCAACGGGTGTTCGGCGTCATCGTGGTGCATCCGGGCAACGAGGTCACGCTGTACGTGTCGGGCGCCTCCGGGGCGTCGGTGGCCCAGCTGCTCAGCGAGGCCGCGCCGAAGGTGGCCCCGCAGGTGGGCGTGCGGCTGACGGTGCGGGACATGAAGCCGCTGCAGCCGGGCGACCCGCGCGGGCTGGCGCTGTTCTACATCACGCTGGCGGCGGTGATCATCGGGTTCATCGGAGCCGTCCAGCTCAGCGTCCAGGCCGACGGGCTGAGCGCGTGGGAGCGCATCGCGTTCACGGTGGCGTACGCGGTGCTGGGCGCGCTGTCCATCGTGGCCGTGGTGGACTGGGGGCTGGGCGCGCTCGACCTGCCGCTGCTGGAGTCGTGGTTCATCCTGGCGCTGACCATGTTCACCTCCGGGATGGTGTTCACCATGTTCAACACGCTCGTGCGGCGCTGGGCGATGGTGCCCACCTGGGGGCTGATGGTGCTGCTCGGCAACCCGTCCTCCGGCGGGGCGGTGTCCTGGCCGCTGCTGCCCTCGCCGCTGGGCGCCATCGGGCGCTGGCTGCCGCCCGGGGCCTCGATCAACGCCCAGCACACCGCCGTCTACTTCGGCGGGCACCAGCGGCTGATGCCGTTCCTGGTGCTGGCGGCCTGGGCGCTGGTGTCGTGCACGGTCTTCCTGGTCTGGCGCGACCGCCACCCCGGGCCCGAGACGTCTTAG